In Quercus lobata isolate SW786 chromosome 12, ValleyOak3.0 Primary Assembly, whole genome shotgun sequence, a genomic segment contains:
- the LOC115972040 gene encoding dirigent protein 22-like, whose product MATKIVTLSFVFLLALATSTEASKYQFQKLKETNMVFYMQDWETGANATATPVAGIPHKRWWILGFGTIFATDDKLTVAIERNSSEVGRAHGIYVNSALDGSDLHLLMSFVFTNKEYNGSTLEIQGADRFYLKYREVSVVSGTGLFRLARGYATLETLFLDIPNSNAIIRWNVTVFHY is encoded by the coding sequence ATGGCAACTAAAATTGTCACCTTGTCTTTCGTGTTCCTCCTAGCTCTAGCCACATCCACTGAAGCCTCAAAGTACCAGTTCCAAAAGCTCAAAGAAACCAACATGGTGTTCTACATGCAAGATTGGGAGACGGGCGCCAATGCCACTGCCACCCCAGTCGCTGGCATCCCCCACAAGCGGTGGTGGATCCTTGGGTTCGGAACGATCTTTGCCACGGATGATAAGTTGACAGTGGCTATTGAAAGGAACTCATCTGAGGTTGGAAGGGCTCATGGAATTTACGTGAACTCAGCATTGGATGGCTCTGATTTGCATCTATTGATGTCATTTGTGTTCACCAACAAGGAGTACAATGGTAGCACCTTAGAAATACAAGGGGCAGACAGGTTCTACCTAAAGTATAGGGAGGTATCCGTGGTTTCAGGAACCGGGTTATTCAGGTTGGCTCGTGGTTATGCTACTTTGGAGACTCTTTTTCTTGACATTCCCAATTCTAATGCAATCATCAGGTGGAATGTGACAGTTTTTCACTACTGA